The following proteins are encoded in a genomic region of Triticum dicoccoides isolate Atlit2015 ecotype Zavitan chromosome 1B, WEW_v2.0, whole genome shotgun sequence:
- the LOC119305245 gene encoding uncharacterized protein LOC119305245, protein MAAGWSSLPADLLNEISGRLIADADQLHAHQVCAHWRASISPPSAYRPWVVAARHGPDGRGPVGEYSLLLPRGVHGVDFKAAPPGLPYCCGTPRGWLALADDVRSPTRLVLWEPHSGTEVPLPCLGPVVQVFLSGDPLESTHWVAVATQHRWPTAHILFFWRPGDAAWSGPAKVPCAELHSVEFHAGNIYCIDGMFNLSIYDLKLGTASPPVLLRCFGMCPNQA, encoded by the coding sequence ATGGCCGCCGGCTGGTCCTCCCTCCCCGCCGATCTTCTCAATGAGATCTCGGGTCGCCTGATCGCCGACGCCGACCAGCTCCACGCCCACCAGGTATGCGCCCACTGGCGAGCCTCGATTTCTCCTCCGTCCGCCTACCGCCCGTGGGTCGTCGCCGCCCGACATGGCCCCGACGGACGGGGCCCAGTCGGCGAGTACTCCCTCCTGCTCCCTCGCGGCGTCCATGGCGTTGACTTCAAGGCGGCCCCACCCGGCCTCCCGTACTGCTGCGGCACGCCCCGCGGCTGGCTCGCCCTCGCGGACGATGTCCGGTCCCCCACGCGGCTCGTGCTGTGGGAGCCCCACTCCGGCACCGAGGTCCCGCTTCCATGCCTGGGTCCAGTCGTCCAGGTCTTCCTCTCCGGCGACCCGCTCGAGTCGACGCACTGGGTGGCCGTCGCGACCCAGCACAGATGGCCCACGGCGCACATCCTCTTCTTCTGGCGGCCCGGGGACGCCGCCTGGAGCGGCCCGGCCAAGGTTCCTTGCGCGGAACTCCACAGCGTCGAATTCCATGCGGGGAACATATACTGCATAGACGGCATGTTTAACCTGTCCATCTACGATCTCAAGCTCGGCACGGCGTCCCCTCCCGTGCTCCTCCGGTGCTTTGGCATGTGCCCTAACCAGGCGTGA